Below is a window of Candidatus Bathyarchaeia archaeon DNA.
TTCTCCTTCAATGACTCCTCTTGCTTCCCTTCTTAAACTGGCCACACTTCCCTTTGCAAATTGCTTTGCCGCGAGCTTGTTATGGCATAGTTTACTCAGTCCCGCTAATTCGATGTGCGCCGAGTTGTTTTTGTTGAACTGAGGTATCGAAAACATGAAGGGCCTCCTTGTAACTGCTCTTTCCCCAAAAAGACCTCGTGGTTGCAATGGTTTTATGCTGTCATTGATAATGTTAGAGTTGAGAATTGCACAAACATAGTGCGCTTCCATTTCATCGTTTGTTTCGTAGAAGAAAGTGGATTGCTCAGAAATGAATCCTTTCGGACTTATTTTGGCTCGCAGGAGTGGAAAGTCAGGTAATACTTGCTTCTCAATAACACATGATGCGATGTTTGTCCCACTTGAGTTATATATGACAATGTATTTTTTGCTAGGGCTTTGAGCATCCAGTTTATTCATATAGTTGAGCCACGAAACAACCCTTGGAAAATTCTTCCTCGACCTTTCTGTTGCGTTTTCCTCCCATATTTTTTGGACCGCCTGTACCCAATCGGCCATGTGGTGGAAACCTCGGCTTCTAAGTTCAATGATATCAAGTAGTCTGTAGCGATTAGCACGTGACTCTATAGGGAGGGCCACTTGTCGCATTCTAGTATAGCGAAAAGACAGTATATCTCCGGCCAACAGCGTTGCAAAAATGAAGCCAGCCTCCACATTTCCGGCTAGCTGTATGCCTTTCCAACGATCTTTAGCTTGTTCTAATACATCCTCTGCCGATTTAACAAATGGTTTGTTTACGTCAGCTCCTAATGTTGCGTGCGGATCAAACTCTATAAACCAAAGACACCTTGGGGTTATGTCTATCCCCTTCTTGACCTTGTCATAATACCAACTGTACCTTGTTGGAGTAAAGGGGGGATTGTAAAGGTAGTCTTCGACTGAAAGCTGTCTAATGGCTTCTCCCAGTCTAAGGTTCTTTTCGCTAAGTTCTCCTCTATATCGATTTGTATGTACTGGATATTTCGTGTCTTTTCCCTTTAATGCTATTAGTACACATGAGGGAACATTAAAAAGTGGCTCCACATCTTCTAGATCAAATATCTTGAACAGCTTGTTCTTTGGCTTGCTAAATCGTTTAAAGTTGACGTGGTGTAGAGCCCCCGTGAGTACGCTTCTTGGCATTACGAACGCTATCGCACCGTCATCGCGCAAGTAGAGATCACTGCAGCGAGAGAAAAAGCATGTAGCCATTTCCATGTTAGAGAATTGATGGACTTGGCTACTGTTTAGCAAGTCATAAGAAAGTACTTCTTGCTTGAGGAAGTCTTGGTAGTTCTTGTTCTCCACGTATCTCAGAAGAATCCAAGGAGGATTGCCAACCACCATATCAAACTTGGATTGCATCAACGTGATGGGAGCGTATATGTTGCTGAGCATGAAAACCCATATTGCGTCCAAGTTGGCGTCCATGAGCATCAAAATAGTATTCAGAGTTGTATCTAGAACGTCCAGTTCATCGTCTGAAAGTTTGGCGCCATGACTTCTCCCCAAGACTTCCAAAGCTTCTGTCTTGTTCCTCCGTGCTCTGTAAGCGCTAATAGCCGCCTTATAGCCATCTATAACCTGGCTTAGAACAGTTTTCTGAGTGGCCACAGTTTTCGGAATCTGAATTGCATAGATTTTCGGTTTCCCATTCTTATTATTTGCAACCTCCACGCTGAATTCGTAAACGCTAACCTTGCCCTTTTCAGTGAGAGTCTCAGTAACCCTAGGTATTCTAACCGAATCTGCCACATAAATAGGAACGATAATACGTTTACCCAGCTGGAGTAATTCTCCCAACGCAACAATATAATTAGCCCGTGCAATAACCACAGCCAACGGATTGATGTCGACACCTACCACATTATCAAGGACAAAATCCAGAATATACTTGTGATCTTTTCCTTCTTTCAAAAGACGTTCCTTTACGACATGAATAGCATTGCAGAGAAATGTTCCGGACCCGCAACCCGGGTCCAAAATTCTAGGTGTGCCTTGATGGGCATTATCCCATAGCTCAATGCTTTCTTTGAGAGTTAACTCAACCAACCACTCAGGCGTGTAGTACTCGCCTATCCTGTGCCTCTCATTGCGCTTAACAATCTCTTGATAAATCTCTTTGAAAAAATCCTCATCAATCTGAGACAAGTCATACCTCAACAGCTCTCTTGTAACGTCACCGACAAGCCTCAAAGTTCTATTCTGTATCTTAGGATGCAATAGCCACGCAAAGAAATCCTCCTCGATCAAATTCGCTATACCATACGAAGAAAAATACTCACCTGTCAAAGCTCTGATAAGTCTATCTTCTCTAACAACATTATCCCCACTCAGCCGAAGGTAAACAATTAATTTAACCAGCGTAACTAGGTAAGTGTGGTCTATGAAAGCAGAAACCTCGGGCCTACCACCATAAACAATCTCCATGTTCTTGGCCCACAAATCCAACTTCAACGCTACATCCTTTTCGTCTTTCACCTCTTCCCACAAAGCAGTAAGCCCATCAACAGAAACACAATAAGTCGGACTATCCGGACCAAACCGCCACCGCAAATCCATGGCAGAAGGCCTTATCTTAGGCTTCGAAAAGACAAAAGAATCAAGCCACAAAACACTCTTAGCAGACGAAGCCTCTGAGATATTTATCGCCCCAATCTTATTCAAACCGATAACTTGCCCATCCTTAATCGCAGGCGTATAAGCAACAAACTCGACAACATCGGTTGCAATGCCAATATGCTTCCTCTCGGGTTCTTTCTCATGAAGGACTTGAAAATATTTCATCAACTTCTGCTTCGCGTCATCATGCTCCACTTTCAGATCAACCTTAATTTCAAAGACCACATTGGAGAAAATCAGGTCCGCGCTTCCTCTAAGACCCCACAACTTGCTGCCAAGCTTACTCTCAATACCGGGTATCAATTCCTCAAGCCTAACACCAAAAAGCTCCTTCAGTAAACTCGACAAAACCAAAAGCTTAGCAGGATGCATATTAGCAGAACGACTCTTCGCCACATGATCCTTAATTACAAGAGAGAACTCATTCGCGCCCACTTACAACACCTTCAGAAATATATTGACAACCATAAAAGGTCACTTTCCACCCACGAAGCTTCGAATCAACTCAAAATCCTTTGCCGAGATCATAACCATTGCTCTACGCAGAAGCACGCTCCACCGCTTCAAGCCTTTAGTGAAGCTTAATTTACTAACAAGTTTCTCGACCGATACAGGTTCTTTAGCCACAACAACTGGCTCAAGCTTTACACGATGCGGAAAGATTTCTTCTCTGCTAAACTCTGCCCAGCTAAAAATCTTTTCTTTGCT
It encodes the following:
- a CDS encoding N-6 DNA methylase, producing MKDEKDVALKLDLWAKNMEIVYGGRPEVSAFIDHTYLVTLVKLIVYLRLSGDNVVREDRLIRALTGEYFSSYGIANLIEEDFFAWLLHPKIQNRTLRLVGDVTRELLRYDLSQIDEDFFKEIYQEIVKRNERHRIGEYYTPEWLVELTLKESIELWDNAHQGTPRILDPGCGSGTFLCNAIHVVKERLLKEGKDHKYILDFVLDNVVGVDINPLAVVIARANYIVALGELLQLGKRIIVPIYVADSVRIPRVTETLTEKGKVSVYEFSVEVANNKNGKPKIYAIQIPKTVATQKTVLSQVIDGYKAAISAYRARRNKTEALEVLGRSHGAKLSDDELDVLDTTLNTILMLMDANLDAIWVFMLSNIYAPITLMQSKFDMVVGNPPWILLRYVENKNYQDFLKQEVLSYDLLNSSQVHQFSNMEMATCFFSRCSDLYLRDDGAIAFVMPRSVLTGALHHVNFKRFSKPKNKLFKIFDLEDVEPLFNVPSCVLIALKGKDTKYPVHTNRYRGELSEKNLRLGEAIRQLSVEDYLYNPPFTPTRYSWYYDKVKKGIDITPRCLWFIEFDPHATLGADVNKPFVKSAEDVLEQAKDRWKGIQLAGNVEAGFIFATLLAGDILSFRYTRMRQVALPIESRANRYRLLDIIELRSRGFHHMADWVQAVQKIWEENATERSRKNFPRVVSWLNYMNKLDAQSPSKKYIVIYNSSGTNIASCVIEKQVLPDFPLLRAKISPKGFISEQSTFFYETNDEMEAHYVCAILNSNIINDSIKPLQPRGLFGERAVTRRPFMFSIPQFNKNNSAHIELAGLSKLCHNKLAAKQFAKGSVASLRREARGVIEGEIKRIDELASELLGNR
- a CDS encoding EVE domain-containing protein → MNYWLCVTNEDNWNAVKKHKVWGVPEKRGRRQIEMVKPGDYLAFYVMPKRIGGILKAVSEPFESKEKIFSWAEFSREEIFPHRVKLEPVVVAKEPVSVEKLVSKLSFTKGLKRWSVLLRRAMVMISAKDFELIRSFVGGK